From one Mya arenaria isolate MELC-2E11 chromosome 4, ASM2691426v1 genomic stretch:
- the LOC128231654 gene encoding galactosylceramide sulfotransferase-like — protein MDTGLKTKRRYHILFFVLRKNRNDVAKDENRIKKTRCSKWVRQSVVIAAILLVVYAFVPNPHLFTNLPHKISNYISITWNFTIPEVRHVGFLKVHKAGGSTIQNILFRFGIRRNVSFVMPVTQYKLSEFGKVPYDILNNKHGRNFDILTIHSVYNESVYARLLPRDAARVAIVRDPLEVMVSGAYYHRDVWGVDYLRKVPNDNYIKNLILFPEVYDKNEFSLTRNSMAMDFGFPKGLHCTESDRVQHYLSYLNGNFDLVMILERFDESLVLLKRLLRWTLKDILYIPQNTHHHPAISDLNLSSSDISKFQLRNFLDVSLYNYFSNIFKSKVLAAGDDFKYEVEHMQSVVSKVTDYCVFHERHSSSRDITVYQSDWNAEFTVNAEDCREMMTSELDFIDKIRKRVKSKLRGVYNKIFSFKSE, from the exons ATGGATACTGGATTAAAGACCAAGAGGAGATACcacattttgtttttcgttcTCAGGAAAAATAGGAATGACGTCGCTAAAGATGAAAACAGGATTAAGAAAACAAGATGCTCAAAATG GGTCAGACAGTCGGTGGTTATTGCGGCGATCCTTCTTGTCGTGTATGCGTTCGTTCCAAACCCTCATCTCTTCACAAACCTCCCCCACAAGATCTCAAACTACATCAGCATCACCTGGAACTTTACAATACCGGAAGTAAGACATGTGGGGTTCTTGAAAGTGCACAAGGCCGGCGGAAGTACCATCCAAAACATCCTTTTCCGGTTCGGCATACGTAGAAATGTCTCATTTGTTATGCCAGTCACACAGTACAAGCTTTCCGAGTTTGGTAAAGTGCCTTATGACAttctaaataataaacatggtCGCAATTTTGACATACTAACGATACATTCAGTTTACAACGAAAGTGTGTACGCGCGGCTTCTTCCCAGGGACGCCGCCCGTGTCGCCATTGTGAGGGACCCCCTCGAGGTGATGGTCTCCGGGGCGTACTATCACAGGGACGTCTGGGGCGTCGACTATCTACGCAAAGTGCCTAATGATAATTACATCAAGAACCTGATATTATTTCCGGAAGTGTACGACAAAAACGAATTCAGTTTGACCAGAAACAGCATGGCAATGGATTTTGGTTTTCCAAAAGGGCTGCATTGCACAGAATCAGACAGGGTTCAGCATTATCTGTCCTACCTTAACGGGAATTTTGACTTAGTGATGATACTCGAGCGTTTTGACGAATCTCTTGTTCTACTGAAGAGATTGTTACGCTGGACATTAAaggatatattatatattccGCAGAATACTCACCACCACCCTGCAATATCAGACTTGAATCTCTCGTCTTCCGACATCAGCAAGTTTCAACTCAGGAACTTCCTGGATGTTTCCTTATACAACTACTTTTccaacatttttaaatcaaaagttCTGGCTGCAGGTGATGACTTCAAATACGAGGTCGAGCACATGCAGAGCGTGGTTTCCAAGGTGACGGACTACTGCGTGTTTCATGAGCGACACTCCAGCTCACGTGACATAACGGTTTACCAATCTGATTGGAACGCAGAATTTACGGTGAACGCCGAAGACTGTCGGGAAATGATGACGTCAGAACTCgatttcattgacaaaatacGCAAGCGCGTTAAATCAAAATTAAGAGgtgtttataacaaaatattctcGTTTAAGAGTGAATGA
- the LOC128231653 gene encoding galactose-3-O-sulfotransferase 2-like → MEDAAMQTKRRYHILFFVLRKNRNDDARDENRSKKTRCSKWGRLSVVIAAIVLVVYAFCPNPQLFTNLSHKISNYISITLNLTTPEVRHVGFLKVHKAGGSTIQNILFRFGIRRNVSFVMPVTQYKLSEFGKVPYDILNNKQGHHFDILTIHSVYNESVYARLLPRDAARVAIVRDPLEVMISGAYYHRDVWGVDYLRKVPNDNYIKNLILFPEMYDNNEFSLTRNSMAMDFGFPKGLPCTESDSVQHYLSYLNGNFDLVMILERFDESLVLLKRLLRWTLKDILYIPQNTHHHPAISDLNLSSSDISKFELRNFLDVSLYNYFSNIFKLKVLAAGDDFKYEVEHLQSVVSKVTDYCVFHESLSNSRHLTVYKSDWNAEFNMNADDCRTMMTSELKFIDKIRTVVKTNLRGVHNKTFSFKS, encoded by the exons ATGGAAGATGCTGCCATGCAGACGAAAAGGAGATACCACATTTTGTTCTTCGTTCTCAGGAAAAATAGGAATGACGATGCTAGAGATGAAAACAGGAGTAAGAAAACAAGATGCTCAAAATG GGGCAGACTGTCGGTGGTAATTGCGGCGATCGTTCTTGTCGTGTATGCGTTCTGTCCCAACCCTCAGCTCTTCACCAACCTCTCACACAAGATCTCAAACTACATCAGTATCACCTTGAACCTCACAACACCGGAAGTAAGACATGTGGGGTTCTTGAAAGTGCACAAGGCCGGCGGAAGTACGATCCAAAACATCCTCTTCCGGTTCGGCATACGTAGAAATGTCTCATTTGTTATGCCAGTCACACAGTACAAGCTTTCCGAGTTTGGTAAAGTGCCTTATGACAttctaaataataaacaggGTCACCATTTTGACATACTAACGATACATTCAGTTTACAACGAAAGTGTATACGCGCGGCTTCTTCCCAGGGACGCCGCCCGTGTCGCCATTGTGAGGGACCCCCTCGAGGTGATGATCTCCGGGGCGTACTATCACAGGGACGTCTGGGGCGTCGACTATCTGCGCAAAGTGCCTAATGATAATTACATCAAGAACCTGATATTATTTCCGGAAATGTACGACAACAATGAATTTAGTTTGACTAGAAACAGCATGGCAATGGATTTTGGTTTTCCAAAAGGGCTTCCTTGCACAGAATCAGACAGTGTTCAGCATTATCTGTCCTACCTTAACGGGAATTTTGACTTAGTGATGATACTCGAGCGTTTTGACGAATCCCTTGTTCTACTGAAGAGATTGTTACGCTGGACATTAAAGGATATACTATATATTCCGCAGAATACTCACCACCACCCTGCAATATCAGACTTGAATCTTTCGTCTTCCGACATCAGCAAGTTCGAGCTCAGGAACTTCCTGGATGTTTCCTTATACAACtatttttctaacattttcaaactaaaaGTTCTGGCTGCAGGTGATGACTTTAAATACGAGGTCGAGCACCTGCAGAGCGTGGTTTCCAAGGTGACGGACTACTGTGTGTTCCACGAAAGCCTGTCCAACTCACGTCATTTGACGGTCTACAAATCTGATTGGAACGCTGAGTTTAATATGAACGCCGACGATTGCCGAACAATGATGACGTCAGAACTcaaatttattgacaaaatacgcacagttgtaaaaacaaatctgaGAGGtgttcataataaaacattctcGTTTAAGAGTTAA
- the LOC128232157 gene encoding galactose-3-O-sulfotransferase 2-like isoform X1, whose amino-acid sequence MDTGLKTKRRYHILFFVLRKNRNDSVKDENRSKKRKCSKWGRQWVVITAILLVLYTVFSKPHLFTNLSHKISNYININWNLTIPEVRHVGFLKVHKAGGSTIQNILFRFGIRRNVSFVMPVTQYKLSEFGKVPYDILNNKQGHHFDILTIHSVYNESVYARLLPRDAARVAIVRDPLEVMVSGAYYHRDVWGVDYLRKVPNDNYIKNLILFPEMYDNNEFSLTRNSMAMDFGFPKGLHCTESDRVQHYLSYLNENFDLVMILERFDESLVLLKRLLRWTLKDILYIPQNTHHHPAISDLNLSSSDISKFELRNFLDVSLYHYFSNIFKSKVLAAGDDFKYEVEHLQSVVSKVTDYCVFHERHSSSRDLTVYQSDWNAEFTVNAEDCREMMTSELYFIDKIRSDVKLNLRGVYNKTFSFKDL is encoded by the exons ATGGATACTGGCTTAAAGACGAAGAGGAGATACCATATTTTGTTCTTCGTTCTCAGGAAAAATAGGAATGACAGTGTTAAAGATGAAAACAGGAGTAAGAAAAGAAAATGCTCAAAATG gGGCAGACAATGGGTGGTAATAACGGCAATCCTGCTGGTCCTCTATACAGTCTTTTCCAAACCGCACCTCTTCACAAACCTCTCTCACAAGATATCAAACTACATCAACATCAACTGGAACCTCACAATACCGGAAGTAAGACATGTGGGGTTCTTGAAAGTGCACAAGGCTGGCGGAAGTACCATCCAAAACATCCTCTTCCGGTTCGGAATTCGTAGAAATGTCTCATTTGTTATGCCAGTCACACAGTACAAGCTTTCCGAGTTTGGTAAAGTGCCTTATGACAttctaaataataaacaggGTCACCATTTTGACATACTAACGATACATTCAGTGTACAACGAAAGTGTATACGCGCGGCTTCTTCCCAGGGACGCCGCCCGTGTCGCCATAGTGAGGGACCCCCTCGAGGTGATGGTCTCCGGGGCGTACTATCACAGGGACGTCTGGGGCGTCGACTATCTACGCAAAGTGCCTAATGATAATTACATCAAGAATCTGATATTATTTCCGGAAATGTACGACAACAATGAATTTAGTTTAACTAGAAACAGCATGGCAATGGATTTTGGTTTTCCAAAAGGGCTGCATTGCACAGAGTCAGACAGGGTTCAGCATTATCTGTCCTACCTAAACGAGAATTTTGACTTAGTGATGATACTTGAGCGTTTTGACGAGTCCCTTGTTTTACTGAAGAGATTGTTACGCTGGACATTAAAGGATATACTATATATTCCGCAGAATACTCACCACCATCCTGCAATATCAGACTTGAATCTCTCGTCTTCCGACATCAGCAAGTTCGAACTCAGAAATTTCCTGGATGTTTCCTTATACCACTACTTTtccaacattttcaaatcaaaagtGCTGGCGGCAGGTGATGACTTTAAGTATGAGGTCGAGCACCTGCAGAGCGTGGTTTCCAAGGTGACGGACTACTGCGTGTTCCACGAGCGACACTCCAGCTCACGTGACCTAACGGTTTACCAATCTGATTGGAACGCAGAATTTACGGTGAACGCCGAAGACTGTCGGGAAATGATGACGTCAGAACTCtatttcattgacaaaatacGCTCAGACGTCAAATTAAATCTCAGAGGtgtttataacaaaacattctCGTTTAAAGATTTATAA
- the LOC128232157 gene encoding galactose-3-O-sulfotransferase 2-like isoform X2 has product MDVHLSGRQWVVITAILLVLYTVFSKPHLFTNLSHKISNYININWNLTIPEVRHVGFLKVHKAGGSTIQNILFRFGIRRNVSFVMPVTQYKLSEFGKVPYDILNNKQGHHFDILTIHSVYNESVYARLLPRDAARVAIVRDPLEVMVSGAYYHRDVWGVDYLRKVPNDNYIKNLILFPEMYDNNEFSLTRNSMAMDFGFPKGLHCTESDRVQHYLSYLNENFDLVMILERFDESLVLLKRLLRWTLKDILYIPQNTHHHPAISDLNLSSSDISKFELRNFLDVSLYHYFSNIFKSKVLAAGDDFKYEVEHLQSVVSKVTDYCVFHERHSSSRDLTVYQSDWNAEFTVNAEDCREMMTSELYFIDKIRSDVKLNLRGVYNKTFSFKDL; this is encoded by the exons ATGGATGTGCATTTGTC gGGCAGACAATGGGTGGTAATAACGGCAATCCTGCTGGTCCTCTATACAGTCTTTTCCAAACCGCACCTCTTCACAAACCTCTCTCACAAGATATCAAACTACATCAACATCAACTGGAACCTCACAATACCGGAAGTAAGACATGTGGGGTTCTTGAAAGTGCACAAGGCTGGCGGAAGTACCATCCAAAACATCCTCTTCCGGTTCGGAATTCGTAGAAATGTCTCATTTGTTATGCCAGTCACACAGTACAAGCTTTCCGAGTTTGGTAAAGTGCCTTATGACAttctaaataataaacaggGTCACCATTTTGACATACTAACGATACATTCAGTGTACAACGAAAGTGTATACGCGCGGCTTCTTCCCAGGGACGCCGCCCGTGTCGCCATAGTGAGGGACCCCCTCGAGGTGATGGTCTCCGGGGCGTACTATCACAGGGACGTCTGGGGCGTCGACTATCTACGCAAAGTGCCTAATGATAATTACATCAAGAATCTGATATTATTTCCGGAAATGTACGACAACAATGAATTTAGTTTAACTAGAAACAGCATGGCAATGGATTTTGGTTTTCCAAAAGGGCTGCATTGCACAGAGTCAGACAGGGTTCAGCATTATCTGTCCTACCTAAACGAGAATTTTGACTTAGTGATGATACTTGAGCGTTTTGACGAGTCCCTTGTTTTACTGAAGAGATTGTTACGCTGGACATTAAAGGATATACTATATATTCCGCAGAATACTCACCACCATCCTGCAATATCAGACTTGAATCTCTCGTCTTCCGACATCAGCAAGTTCGAACTCAGAAATTTCCTGGATGTTTCCTTATACCACTACTTTtccaacattttcaaatcaaaagtGCTGGCGGCAGGTGATGACTTTAAGTATGAGGTCGAGCACCTGCAGAGCGTGGTTTCCAAGGTGACGGACTACTGCGTGTTCCACGAGCGACACTCCAGCTCACGTGACCTAACGGTTTACCAATCTGATTGGAACGCAGAATTTACGGTGAACGCCGAAGACTGTCGGGAAATGATGACGTCAGAACTCtatttcattgacaaaatacGCTCAGACGTCAAATTAAATCTCAGAGGtgtttataacaaaacattctCGTTTAAAGATTTATAA